One region of Nitrospira sp. genomic DNA includes:
- a CDS encoding ABC transporter ATP-binding protein, with protein MNGDIPTQASATEEPRAAAVQVRGLVKSFGTGETTVTVLKGIDLDVYFGELLLLVGESGGGKTTLLSAIAGILDIDEGNLDVLGAPLTRMASDARTRFRGQRMGFIFQQFNLLPSLTAAENVAIPLLIQGLRKKDALARGRLMLERVGLGDRTEFLPRNLSGGQQQRVAIARALVNDPQLLVCDEPTAALDGPNGQKIMELIRDVGRAPDRCVIVVTHDSRVFQFGDRMAELTDGRIVGIHPIQKEATT; from the coding sequence ATGAATGGTGACATACCGACACAAGCCTCTGCGACCGAAGAGCCCCGGGCCGCCGCCGTGCAGGTGCGGGGACTGGTGAAATCGTTCGGCACCGGGGAGACCACGGTGACGGTGCTCAAGGGCATCGATCTCGATGTGTATTTCGGCGAATTACTGCTATTGGTGGGGGAATCGGGCGGAGGCAAAACCACGTTGCTCTCGGCCATCGCCGGTATTCTGGACATCGACGAAGGAAATCTCGATGTCCTGGGCGCTCCGCTGACCCGCATGGCTTCCGACGCGCGCACGAGGTTTCGCGGCCAGCGCATGGGGTTTATCTTTCAACAATTCAATCTCCTGCCCTCGCTCACTGCGGCGGAAAACGTCGCCATTCCACTCCTGATCCAAGGCCTCCGGAAAAAAGATGCGCTAGCGCGTGGGCGGCTGATGCTGGAACGGGTCGGGCTCGGTGACCGTACGGAATTTCTCCCGAGAAACCTGTCCGGCGGCCAACAACAACGTGTCGCCATCGCGCGAGCCTTGGTCAACGATCCGCAACTGCTGGTCTGCGACGAACCGACCGCCGCGCTCGACGGCCCGAACGGCCAGAAGATCATGGAATTGATCCGCGACGTAGGACGAGCCCCGGATCGCTGCGTCATCGTCGTGACCCATGACAGTCGCGTGTTTCAATTCGGCGATCGCATGGCGGAACTTACGGACGGACGTATCGTCGGCATCCACCCGATTCAGAAAGAGGCCACGACATGA